From Xylanibacter oryzae DSM 17970, a single genomic window includes:
- a CDS encoding GSCFA domain-containing protein, which translates to MEFRTKVKIEKPNFEIAPCEKMLFVGSCFADNIGKRFQKERFHAVVNPDGVMYNPASILHTVSRFEDMIPSIVVLTLGTNHVYILNETGEIVDNCRKMPQHLFTERELSQEECLQYLSDTVIMLKSRNKNVKVIVTVSPIRYAKYGYHGSQLSKSVLLLAADDLVKLYPEICTYFPAYEILNDELRDYRFYSADMLHPSEQAIEYIWETIKENYFSEVTKQFLIEWKPIREALSHRPFNPDSQEYKDFISLTMQKLEEMKKKYPGLNEE; encoded by the coding sequence ATGGAATTCAGAACAAAAGTAAAAATAGAAAAACCTAATTTCGAGATTGCACCCTGTGAAAAGATGCTTTTTGTAGGTTCGTGCTTTGCCGACAACATAGGAAAAAGATTTCAGAAAGAGCGATTTCATGCTGTCGTGAATCCTGACGGTGTTATGTATAACCCGGCGAGCATACTGCATACAGTGAGTCGTTTTGAAGATATGATACCATCAATAGTGGTTCTTACCCTAGGTACTAATCACGTGTACATACTCAACGAGACCGGTGAGATAGTAGACAACTGTCGGAAAATGCCACAACATCTTTTTACGGAGCGTGAACTCTCACAAGAAGAATGTCTGCAGTATCTTTCAGACACAGTGATAATGCTCAAAAGCCGTAACAAAAACGTTAAAGTAATAGTCACGGTCAGTCCGATACGTTATGCAAAATACGGTTATCACGGCAGTCAATTGTCAAAATCCGTTTTACTTTTGGCAGCCGACGATCTTGTCAAGCTCTATCCTGAGATATGTACATATTTTCCGGCTTACGAGATTCTCAATGATGAACTACGTGACTACCGTTTTTACTCAGCAGATATGCTTCATCCTTCCGAACAGGCTATAGAATATATCTGGGAGACGATCAAAGAAAATTACTTCAGTGAAGTAACAAAACAATTCCTTATAGAGTGGAAACCGATACGTGAAGCACTGTCACACCGTCCATTTAATCCGGATTCACAAGAGTACAAAGACTTTATTTCACTCACCATGCAGAAACTTGAAGAGATGAAAAAAAAGTATCCCGGACTGAATGAAGAATGA
- a CDS encoding bifunctional UDP-N-acetylmuramoyl-tripeptide:D-alanyl-D-alanine ligase/alanine racemase, protein MTYTIEKVTTLIGARRIGDKDANIGWILTDSRSLCFPEETLFFALRSGRNDGHKYISDLYRRGVRNFVVEDIPANVQTVYPDANFLKTISSLEALQRLAERHRDEFNIPIVGITGSNGKTMVKEWLYQLLSPSMVVTRSPRSYNSQIGVPLSVWLLNEQTQVGVFEAGISMPGEMNALHDIIQPTIGVLTNMGAAHQENFTSMEAKCKEKLQLFHDAKTIIYNEDDSVVDRCVAERDFKGEKIAWSEKDSKAPMYIKSIDKKDITSTVKYNYKGVEDEYSLPFIDEASVRNSIICAAVCLHLGVQPKQLKDRMGHLEPVAMRLEVKEGQRGCTLINDSYNSDINSLDIALDFMNRRPDHNGRKRTLILSDIYQSGESSVNLYKEVSDLSCKRGVEKFIGIGPELAAQKDVIKVAEKYFFDDCESFIASDVFASLRDEVILLKGSRKFGFDQLTELLEMKVHETILEVNLNAVVKNLNFYRSFMKPTTKLVCMVKADAYGAGAVEVAKTLQDHRVDYLAVAVADEGVTLRKNGITSNIIIMNPEMTSFKTMFDYELEPEVYSFRLMEALIKAAEKEGITDYPVHIKLDTGMHRLGFNPKDDMDKLIDRLKHQNAIIPRSVFSHFVGADSENFNEFSAQQFAIFDEGSKKLQSAFNHKIIRHIDNSAGIEHFPERQLDMCRLGIGLYGIDSIDNRILNTVSTLKTTILQIRKVSKEDTVGYSRKGKLTRNSVIAAIPIGYADGLNRHLGNRHCYCIVNGKKAEYVGNICMDVAMIDVTDIDCKEGDTVEIFGNELPVTVLSDVLDTIPYEVLTGISNRVKRVYFQD, encoded by the coding sequence ATGACTTATACTATTGAGAAAGTTACAACGCTCATTGGTGCGCGCAGAATAGGAGATAAAGACGCTAATATCGGTTGGATACTAACAGACAGCCGTTCTTTGTGTTTCCCTGAGGAAACACTTTTCTTCGCCTTACGTTCAGGACGTAATGACGGTCATAAATATATATCAGACCTCTATCGCAGAGGTGTTCGCAATTTCGTAGTAGAGGATATTCCGGCCAATGTACAGACCGTTTATCCGGATGCAAATTTTCTTAAGACAATAAGTTCGTTAGAAGCTTTGCAGCGACTTGCTGAGCGTCATCGTGACGAATTCAATATACCGATTGTAGGTATTACCGGCAGTAATGGTAAGACAATGGTCAAAGAGTGGCTCTATCAGTTGCTCTCACCTTCAATGGTAGTTACACGCTCACCTCGCAGTTATAATTCTCAGATAGGGGTTCCTCTCTCTGTATGGCTTCTTAATGAACAGACTCAGGTAGGTGTATTCGAAGCAGGCATCAGTATGCCCGGAGAGATGAATGCCTTGCATGATATCATCCAGCCTACAATAGGCGTGCTCACCAATATGGGAGCTGCACATCAGGAGAACTTTACTTCAATGGAAGCAAAATGCAAGGAGAAACTGCAATTGTTTCATGATGCCAAAACTATTATATATAATGAGGACGATTCTGTAGTTGATAGATGCGTTGCAGAGCGTGATTTTAAAGGTGAGAAGATTGCATGGTCTGAGAAAGACAGCAAAGCACCGATGTATATCAAGTCTATAGACAAGAAAGATATTACCTCTACCGTTAAATATAATTATAAAGGTGTGGAAGATGAATATTCACTACCTTTTATAGATGAGGCTTCTGTACGCAATTCTATTATATGTGCTGCTGTCTGTCTTCACTTAGGTGTACAGCCTAAACAACTAAAAGATCGCATGGGGCACCTTGAACCGGTAGCAATGCGTCTTGAGGTGAAAGAAGGACAACGGGGCTGTACTCTTATCAACGACTCATATAATTCAGACATTAATTCTCTGGATATAGCTCTTGACTTCATGAATCGCCGTCCGGATCATAACGGACGCAAGCGCACACTTATATTGAGTGATATTTACCAGAGTGGCGAATCATCCGTCAATTTATATAAAGAGGTTTCCGACTTGTCTTGCAAGCGCGGCGTAGAGAAATTTATCGGTATCGGACCGGAGTTGGCAGCCCAGAAGGACGTTATAAAGGTAGCTGAAAAATATTTCTTTGACGATTGTGAGAGCTTTATTGCCAGTGATGTATTTGCATCATTACGCGATGAAGTGATACTGTTGAAGGGCTCTCGTAAATTCGGATTCGACCAGTTGACAGAACTTCTGGAAATGAAGGTTCATGAAACAATATTGGAGGTTAACCTCAATGCCGTAGTCAAGAATCTCAATTTCTACCGTTCATTTATGAAACCTACTACCAAACTTGTATGCATGGTAAAAGCCGATGCTTATGGGGCAGGGGCTGTAGAAGTAGCCAAAACTCTACAGGATCATCGTGTTGATTATCTTGCTGTCGCTGTAGCAGATGAGGGAGTAACCTTACGCAAAAACGGCATAACAAGCAATATCATCATCATGAACCCGGAGATGACATCGTTCAAGACAATGTTTGACTATGAACTTGAACCTGAAGTATATAGCTTCCGTCTGATGGAAGCACTCATAAAGGCAGCCGAAAAAGAAGGAATAACAGATTATCCCGTACACATTAAACTGGATACAGGTATGCATCGTCTCGGTTTCAATCCGAAAGATGATATGGACAAACTTATTGACCGCCTGAAGCATCAGAATGCTATAATACCACGCTCTGTGTTCTCACATTTCGTTGGAGCAGACAGTGAAAACTTTAATGAATTTTCTGCACAGCAGTTTGCTATCTTTGATGAAGGCAGCAAAAAACTGCAGAGTGCCTTCAACCATAAGATTATCCGTCATATCGATAATAGTGCAGGCATAGAACATTTCCCTGAGAGACAACTGGATATGTGCCGTCTGGGAATCGGACTGTACGGTATAGACAGCATAGACAATCGTATACTTAATACCGTAAGTACTCTCAAAACAACGATATTGCAGATACGTAAAGTATCCAAAGAAGATACAGTAGGCTATAGTCGTAAAGGTAAACTGACGCGTAACAGCGTGATCGCTGCCATACCTATCGGATATGCTGACGGACTGAATCGTCATCTGGGTAACCGTCACTGCTATTGCATCGTGAACGGCAAGAAAGCAGAGTATGTAGGTAATATATGCATGGATGTCGCTATGATAGATGTAACAGATATAGACTGTAAAGAGGGCGACACCGTAGAGA